From Primulina tabacum isolate GXHZ01 chromosome 2, ASM2559414v2, whole genome shotgun sequence, one genomic window encodes:
- the LOC142536906 gene encoding TOM1-like protein 5 isoform X1, with product MAAELVSSATSDKLTDTDWTKNIEICEVVAHDHKQAKVVIKAIKKRLGSKNLNSQLFSVTLLEMLMNNVGESVHKQVIDVGILPILVKIVKKKSDLPVREKIFLLLDAAQTSLGGASGRFPQYYSAYFELVNAGVQFPQRPEDVPIPRSSNVNKNPPDKEFAAPTSERNTPQAQDENVSGSSVLEKAGTALEVLRDVLNAVDTQHPEGAKDEFTLDLVEQCSFQKQRVMHLVMTSRDEKVVSQAIELNEQLERVLRRHDALLACRTTSTPDHIDHQQTEVEEEEEAEQLFRRIRKGKACLRPEDDGDHPIDRPLGLMGRSVPSEMLHRPLIRPLTLEPQQEMVNRPSPVESKQEVITGKPVVTIPPPPAKHVEREKFFQEHKPDGSTAVNGHMRNLSLHSRNASSSRSGSMDFSD from the exons ATGGCTGCCGAACTTGTTAGTTCTGCAACAAGCGACAAACTTACTGATACCGATTGGACAAAAAATATCGAAATATGCGAAGTAGTCGCACATGATCACAA ACAAGCTAAAGTTGTCATAAAAGCTATTAAAAAACGTCTGGGAAGCAAAAACTTGAACTCTCAACTATTTTCCGTGACG TTGCTGGAAATGTTAATGAATAATGTTGGCGAATCTGTCCACAAGCAGGTTATAGACGTGGGAATTCTTCCCATACTTGTTAAAATTGTTAAGAAAAAG tcgGACCTTCCTGTACGGGAAAAGATTTTTCTTCTGCTAGATGCAGCTCAGACGTCTCTTGGTGGAGCTTCTGGAAGGTTTCCTCAGTATTATAGTGCTTACTTTGAATTAGTG AATGCAGGTGTGCAATTTCCTCAGAGGCCTGAAGACGTCCCGATACCTCGTTCATCAAATGTTAATAAGAATCCACCAGATAAGGAATTTGCTGCTCCTACAAGTGAAAGAAACACACCACAAGCACAGGATGAAAATGTTTCTGGATCAAG TGTTCTTGAAAAGGCTGGTACAGCACTAGAGGTTTTGAGGGATGTACTCAATGCTGTTGATACTCAACATCCTGAG GGAGCTAAGGATGAGTTTACCCTCGATCTCGTGGAACAGTGCTCATTCCAAAAGCAACGAGTAATGCATCTTGTTATGACTTCTAG GGATGAAAAGGTGGTTTCACAAGCGATTGAGCTTAACGAGCAGCTAGAGAGAGTTTTACGAAGGCATGATGCTCTTTTAGCTTGCAGGACAACGTCAACTCCAGATCATATAGACCATCAACAAACGGAGgtagaagaagaggaagaagcaGAACAACTTTTTCGAAG GATAAGGAAAGGAAAAGCTTGTCTACGGCCAGAAGATGACGGAGACCACCCGATAGATAGACCGTTGGGATTGATGGGGCGTTCCGTGCCATCTGAAATGCTCCATCGTCCCCTCATACGACCTCTAACTCTTGAGCCACAACAAGAAATGGTTAACCGGCCATCACCCGTGGAGTCAAAACAAGAAGTCATTACAGGTAAACCCGTAGTTACAATCCCACCGCCACCAGCTAAACATGTGGAGCGCGAAAAGTTCTTCCAAGAGCATAAACCTGATGGCTCTACCGCCGTTAATGGCCATATGCGAAACCTCTCATTACACAGTCGAAATGCCAGTAGCTCTCGCAGTGGAAGTATGGATTTCAGTGACTAA
- the LOC142536906 gene encoding TOM1-like protein 5 isoform X2 — protein sequence MAAELVSSATSDKLTDTDWTKNIEICEVVAHDHKQAKVVIKAIKKRLGSKNLNSQLFSVTVIDVGILPILVKIVKKKSDLPVREKIFLLLDAAQTSLGGASGRFPQYYSAYFELVNAGVQFPQRPEDVPIPRSSNVNKNPPDKEFAAPTSERNTPQAQDENVSGSSVLEKAGTALEVLRDVLNAVDTQHPEGAKDEFTLDLVEQCSFQKQRVMHLVMTSRDEKVVSQAIELNEQLERVLRRHDALLACRTTSTPDHIDHQQTEVEEEEEAEQLFRRIRKGKACLRPEDDGDHPIDRPLGLMGRSVPSEMLHRPLIRPLTLEPQQEMVNRPSPVESKQEVITGKPVVTIPPPPAKHVEREKFFQEHKPDGSTAVNGHMRNLSLHSRNASSSRSGSMDFSD from the exons ATGGCTGCCGAACTTGTTAGTTCTGCAACAAGCGACAAACTTACTGATACCGATTGGACAAAAAATATCGAAATATGCGAAGTAGTCGCACATGATCACAA ACAAGCTAAAGTTGTCATAAAAGCTATTAAAAAACGTCTGGGAAGCAAAAACTTGAACTCTCAACTATTTTCCGTGACG GTTATAGACGTGGGAATTCTTCCCATACTTGTTAAAATTGTTAAGAAAAAG tcgGACCTTCCTGTACGGGAAAAGATTTTTCTTCTGCTAGATGCAGCTCAGACGTCTCTTGGTGGAGCTTCTGGAAGGTTTCCTCAGTATTATAGTGCTTACTTTGAATTAGTG AATGCAGGTGTGCAATTTCCTCAGAGGCCTGAAGACGTCCCGATACCTCGTTCATCAAATGTTAATAAGAATCCACCAGATAAGGAATTTGCTGCTCCTACAAGTGAAAGAAACACACCACAAGCACAGGATGAAAATGTTTCTGGATCAAG TGTTCTTGAAAAGGCTGGTACAGCACTAGAGGTTTTGAGGGATGTACTCAATGCTGTTGATACTCAACATCCTGAG GGAGCTAAGGATGAGTTTACCCTCGATCTCGTGGAACAGTGCTCATTCCAAAAGCAACGAGTAATGCATCTTGTTATGACTTCTAG GGATGAAAAGGTGGTTTCACAAGCGATTGAGCTTAACGAGCAGCTAGAGAGAGTTTTACGAAGGCATGATGCTCTTTTAGCTTGCAGGACAACGTCAACTCCAGATCATATAGACCATCAACAAACGGAGgtagaagaagaggaagaagcaGAACAACTTTTTCGAAG GATAAGGAAAGGAAAAGCTTGTCTACGGCCAGAAGATGACGGAGACCACCCGATAGATAGACCGTTGGGATTGATGGGGCGTTCCGTGCCATCTGAAATGCTCCATCGTCCCCTCATACGACCTCTAACTCTTGAGCCACAACAAGAAATGGTTAACCGGCCATCACCCGTGGAGTCAAAACAAGAAGTCATTACAGGTAAACCCGTAGTTACAATCCCACCGCCACCAGCTAAACATGTGGAGCGCGAAAAGTTCTTCCAAGAGCATAAACCTGATGGCTCTACCGCCGTTAATGGCCATATGCGAAACCTCTCATTACACAGTCGAAATGCCAGTAGCTCTCGCAGTGGAAGTATGGATTTCAGTGACTAA